In Fundulus heteroclitus isolate FHET01 chromosome 18, MU-UCD_Fhet_4.1, whole genome shotgun sequence, a single genomic region encodes these proteins:
- the LOC110368872 gene encoding uncharacterized protein LOC110368872 isoform X1, with the protein MLWTNCITGQQNKTQALANWCIANECIFTGKRNSSKTGWDDFVRASGLEVTAKQAKKKWHNLVQKYKELRDPPTGQGVEVGGVTAATWQWYELLDAALQGQHNISPPLVVASSSSATGGVVVTTSASTPSPTAERTGRQARKRGSEVLLDFLKEQAEKDEERERTALVREEARERGRLLKWPINIWHFLKKLSKSYK; encoded by the exons ATGTTATGGACAAACTGCATAACT ggacaacagaataaaacacagGCCCTCGCAAACTGGTGTATTGCCAATGAATGCATATTTACTGGCAAGAGGAACTCCTCTAAAACTGGATGGGA TGATTTTGTGAGAGCCTCTGGCCTGGAGGTCACAGCAAAGCAGGCCAAGAAGAAGTGGCACAATTTAGTGCAGAAATATAag GAGCTACGAGACCCACCTACTGGGCAGGGGGTTGAGGTTGGTGGTGTGACTGCTGCCACCTGGCAGTGGTATGAGCTGCTTGATGCTGCACTCCAGGGGCAGCACAATATCAGTCCTCCTCTGGTTGTGGCCAGCAGCTCGTCTGCCACAGGCGGTGTGGTGGTCACGACCTCAGCCTCTACCCCTTCCCCAACTGCAGAAAGGACAGGGAGGCAGGCCAGGAAGAGAGGCAGTGAGGTCCTGCTTGACTTCTTAAAGGAGCAGGCTGAGAAGGatgaggagagggagaggacaGCCTTGGTtagggaggaagccagagagagagggaggctACTGAAATGGCCAATAAACATTTGGCACTTCTTGAAAAAATTGTCGAAaagttataaataa
- the LOC110368872 gene encoding uncharacterized protein LOC110368872 isoform X2 encodes MLWTNCITGQQNKTQALANWCIANECIFTGKRNSSKTGWDDFVRASGLEVTAKQAKKKWHNLVQKYKDKKAGLPVWLGGSFQTSPRLQPLDDKSSGSTSSSTSTWSPASTNVVEGAAGGDDFGGIRRADLQRLKEDRAPPCLQTTKGGTIRT; translated from the exons ATGTTATGGACAAACTGCATAACT ggacaacagaataaaacacagGCCCTCGCAAACTGGTGTATTGCCAATGAATGCATATTTACTGGCAAGAGGAACTCCTCTAAAACTGGATGGGA TGATTTTGTGAGAGCCTCTGGCCTGGAGGTCACAGCAAAGCAGGCCAAGAAGAAGTGGCACAATTTAGTGCAGAAATATAag GACAAGAAAGCTGGGCTGCCAGTCTGGCTCGGAGGCAGCTTCCAGACATCTCCCcgtcttcagccgctggatgacaaatcctctgggtcaacctcctcctCCACTTCAACCTGGTCACCTGCCTCGACAAATGTTGTGGAGggtgcagcaggcggcgatgaCTTTGGGGGCAtacgtcgggcggacctccagcgcctTAAAGAAGATCGagcgccaccgtgtcttcagaccaccaaag GTGGAACAATTCGGACATGA